A segment of the Bradyrhizobium sp. CCBAU 53340 genome:
TTTCAATGTCGCCGACCCGGTATTTGCGGAAAGGTTGGGTGACGGACTGGTGAGCGTGAGCCGCGTCGACAAACGTGATCGGCTTGTCGAGTCCAAACGCGGCATAAGCACCGGCTGCGCCAAGTGTCCCGTCCCGACGCGAGATATCGGACATCGTTCGGCCCCCCGCGGACTGAATGGATCGAGCATATCAATGGGGATGTGCACTGCACAAGGTCGGCTTTGGGGTCACAAGCGGCGGTCGAGGCAAGCACGGCCCGCGTCCGGTTCGCCGCCGATCACCGACGTCATGATAGCCTCAGGCTTGTTCGGCTAAGGGCCCACAAGCAGGCATACGCGGGGGGGCGGCACCGCGGTTCGCCTGTTACCCCCCGGGGCCGTCTTTCATGATGTAGCCCATCAGGTCGTCCACGTTGTGCTCCAAATCCCGGATGATGTTCTTGACGACGTCTCCGACCGAGATCACGCCCACGACCTTGCCCGCGTCCAGCACTGGCAGATGGCGAAAACTGCGCTGAGCCATCATTGCCATGCAGCCCTCCAACGGATCGTCCGGCCTGACCGTCACCGGGTTGCCCGTCATCACCTGGCCCACCGGCGTCTGCTTCGCATCGAGCCCGGGCAGCAGAACTTTGATGGCGCAGTCACCCTGGGTCACGATACCGACCAGCACGTCGTCGTCGATGACCAGCACCGACCGGACCCTGCTGTCGCGCATCAGGCGCAAGGCTTCGACGACCATGTCGCCGGAACGAACATGGATCAGGGCCCCACTCTTCTGGGCCAGAGCGTTTTTTACCGTGCTCATTGATCTCCTCTCG
Coding sequences within it:
- a CDS encoding CBS domain-containing protein; this translates as MSTVKNALAQKSGALIHVRSGDMVVEALRLMRDSRVRSVLVIDDDVLVGIVTQGDCAIKVLLPGLDAKQTPVGQVMTGNPVTVRPDDPLEGCMAMMAQRSFRHLPVLDAGKVVGVISVGDVVKNIIRDLEHNVDDLMGYIMKDGPGG